The proteins below are encoded in one region of Serratia symbiotica:
- the mnmC gene encoding bifunctional tRNA (5-methylaminomethyl-2-thiouridine)(34)-methyltransferase MnmD/FAD-dependent 5-carboxymethylaminomethyl-2-thiouridine(34) oxidoreductase MnmC, whose amino-acid sequence MSHAAIQTAMLIWNEQGTPVSKQFNDVYFSNQNGLEETRYVFLNGNRLPQRFANHPRPLFIVAETGFGTGLNFLALCQAFADFRQALPDARLQRLHFISFEKFPLRQADLAAAHGCWPQLAPYAEELRAQWPLPLPGCHRLLLSAGRITLDLWFGDINTLLAHVDASIDNQVDAWFLDGFAPSKNPDMWTDQLFSAMARFARPEGSFATFTAAGFVRRGLQQAGFRVSRCKGFGQKREMLAGELPAETPNAQPTVPWFHRPASDNTDDIAIIGGGIASALSALALLRRDAKVTLYCADAQPAEGASGNRQGALYPLLNGRNDALENFFSAAFTFARRQYAALLHQGVSFDHQWCGVSQLAYDAKSAAKIANMLAVERPAALAMAVDRAALSELCGIDSSFGGITYPLGGWLCPAELTRNALQLAQRQGLICHYQHCANALFREEIGWRIGFANGENQRHATVILANGHQLTALAPGEALPLYAVRGQVSHIPTSAALSQLKQVLCYDGYLTPVNVTHQEHCIGASYQRGATTTAYREDEQQENRTRLLRCLPEQVWPQQVDVSGGQARCSIRSATRDHLPMIGAMPDYQATLAQYQDLQQQRQRGAAIANAPVYRNLFVLGGLGSRGLCSAPLAAEILAAQLFGEPLPSDAQMLAALNPNRMWIRKLLKGRAV is encoded by the coding sequence GTGAGCCATGCCGCCATCCAAACCGCAATGCTAATTTGGAACGAACAAGGTACACCTGTTTCGAAACAGTTCAATGACGTCTATTTTTCCAATCAAAATGGGCTGGAAGAAACCCGTTATGTGTTTCTTAACGGCAATCGGCTACCGCAGCGCTTTGCCAATCACCCGCGCCCGTTGTTTATCGTGGCGGAAACCGGCTTTGGCACAGGGCTTAACTTTTTAGCCCTGTGTCAGGCTTTCGCCGATTTTCGTCAGGCGTTGCCGGATGCCCGGCTTCAGCGCCTGCACTTTATCAGCTTTGAAAAATTCCCATTGCGGCAGGCCGATCTGGCAGCAGCGCACGGGTGCTGGCCGCAACTCGCCCCTTATGCCGAAGAGCTACGCGCCCAATGGCCTCTGCCCCTGCCAGGTTGCCACCGTCTGCTGTTGTCCGCCGGGCGTATTACGCTCGATCTTTGGTTCGGTGACATCAACACGCTGCTAGCGCATGTCGATGCCAGTATTGACAACCAGGTCGATGCCTGGTTCCTCGACGGTTTTGCGCCGTCCAAAAATCCCGATATGTGGACTGATCAACTGTTCAGCGCCATGGCTCGCTTTGCCCGCCCTGAAGGCAGCTTCGCCACTTTTACCGCTGCTGGTTTTGTGCGACGTGGGTTGCAGCAGGCCGGTTTTCGGGTGAGCCGTTGCAAAGGCTTCGGTCAGAAACGCGAAATGCTGGCCGGTGAGCTGCCAGCCGAGACCCCCAACGCGCAGCCTACAGTGCCTTGGTTTCATCGGCCAGCATCGGATAATACCGATGATATCGCCATTATCGGTGGCGGCATCGCCAGCGCGCTGAGCGCGCTGGCCTTGCTGCGGCGCGATGCCAAGGTCACACTGTACTGCGCGGATGCGCAGCCAGCTGAAGGGGCTTCCGGCAATCGTCAAGGGGCACTTTACCCCCTGTTGAATGGTCGCAACGATGCATTGGAGAATTTCTTCAGTGCTGCCTTCACCTTCGCCCGCCGTCAATACGCGGCCTTGCTGCATCAAGGCGTTAGCTTCGATCATCAGTGGTGCGGCGTCAGCCAACTGGCCTATGATGCCAAGAGTGCTGCCAAGATAGCCAACATGCTGGCAGTTGAGCGGCCAGCGGCCCTGGCGATGGCGGTCGATCGCGCGGCACTCAGTGAGTTGTGCGGTATCGATAGTAGCTTTGGCGGCATCACCTATCCGCTGGGCGGCTGGCTGTGCCCGGCTGAGTTGACCCGCAACGCGCTACAACTGGCGCAGCGGCAAGGGCTGATTTGCCACTATCAGCATTGCGCTAATGCCCTGTTTCGTGAAGAAATAGGCTGGCGCATCGGCTTCGCCAACGGCGAAAACCAGCGGCATGCTACGGTGATCCTGGCCAATGGCCACCAACTCACCGCGCTGGCACCCGGCGAGGCGTTACCGCTGTATGCGGTGCGCGGCCAGGTTTCGCATATCCCCACCTCGGCGGCGCTTAGCCAGTTAAAACAGGTGCTGTGCTATGACGGCTATCTGACCCCGGTCAACGTTACTCATCAGGAGCATTGCATCGGTGCAAGCTACCAGCGCGGCGCTACCACTACCGCATACCGTGAAGACGAGCAGCAGGAAAATCGCACACGTTTGCTGCGCTGCCTGCCAGAGCAGGTTTGGCCGCAACAGGTAGACGTCAGCGGTGGGCAAGCGCGCTGTAGCATACGCAGCGCCACCCGCGATCATCTGCCGATGATCGGTGCCATGCCGGATTATCAGGCCACGCTGGCGCAGTATCAGGATTTGCAACAGCAACGTCAGCGCGGTGCCGCCATCGCCAATGCGCCGGTGTATCGGAATCTGTTTGTGCTCGGTGGGCTGGGATCGCGCGGGCTGTGTTCGGCGCCGCTAGCGGCGGAAATTTTGGCAGCGCAACTGTTTGGCGAACCGTTGCCGAGTGATGCGCAGATGCTGGCAGCGCTGAATCCTAATCGGATGTGGATAAGAAAACTGCTGAAAGGACGTGCTGTGTAA
- a CDS encoding elongation factor P hydroxylase, translated as MLDTQVTHQYAQLIAIFNQCFSEEYNTRLVKGNDEPIYLPADSQWSYHRIVFAHGFYASGLHEISHWCIAGEERRKLVDFGYWYCPDGRDAQTQSEFEAVEIKPQALEWMFCVAAGFPFNVSCDNLNGDCDPDRIAFQRKVRDRVLRLLEQEIPTRAARFIQALQAFYNTPPLVAEHFPYPENLN; from the coding sequence ATGTTAGACACACAGGTGACCCACCAATACGCGCAGTTAATCGCAATCTTCAACCAGTGCTTCAGCGAGGAATACAACACTCGGCTGGTCAAGGGCAACGATGAACCTATTTACCTACCTGCCGATAGCCAATGGTCATATCACCGCATCGTATTCGCCCACGGCTTCTACGCCAGCGGCTTACATGAGATCTCGCACTGGTGTATCGCCGGTGAGGAACGCCGTAAATTGGTGGATTTCGGCTATTGGTACTGCCCGGATGGGCGTGACGCGCAAACGCAGAGCGAGTTTGAAGCGGTAGAGATCAAGCCACAAGCACTGGAGTGGATGTTCTGCGTAGCGGCAGGCTTCCCATTTAACGTTAGTTGCGACAACCTAAACGGTGATTGCGACCCTGACCGCATCGCGTTCCAGCGCAAGGTGCGTGACAGGGTGTTACGATTGCTGGAGCAGGAAATACCTACAAGAGCCGCGCGCTTTATTCAGGCATTGCAAGCGTTTTACAATACGCCACCGTTGGTGGCAGAGCATTTTCCCTATCCAGAAAATCTCAACTGA
- a CDS encoding YfcL family protein yields the protein MIVEFEARILALIDDQVEYASDDELFAGGYLRGHLTLAVAEVEDQGEHTAEALKTRVESSLNKAITAGELSPPDQMLVRSMWENLYQAALPPT from the coding sequence ATGATCGTAGAATTCGAAGCACGTATTTTGGCGCTGATTGATGACCAGGTAGAGTATGCCAGCGATGATGAATTGTTTGCCGGTGGCTACCTGCGGGGTCATCTGACGCTGGCGGTGGCCGAGGTAGAAGATCAGGGTGAGCACACTGCCGAAGCACTGAAAACACGGGTTGAGAGCAGCCTGAATAAGGCGATTACTGCCGGTGAGCTATCGCCGCCGGATCAGATGCTGGTGCGCAGCATGTGGGAAAATCTGTACCAGGCCGCATTGCCTCCCACCTGA